In a genomic window of Sinorhizobium meliloti:
- a CDS encoding 3-keto-5-aminohexanoate cleavage protein, producing the protein MNAGDALQGISIAVAPNGGRRTKADHPALPLTPKELALTARDCLDAGAAMIHVHVRKEDGSHLLDADAYRAAIAAIRAAVGDRMVIQITSEALGIYSPAEQIAVVKAVRPEAVSLALRELVPDETHEAAFADLLSWAAREKVSPQIILYDPKEAVRLDGMRRRGLLSRDDIPVLYVLGRYTPGQRSLPSDLLPFLARGMPAYSHWSVCAFGRHEAACVTAAALLGGHVRVGFENNLWLPEGTAAGSNADLVRTVAAALLPLSVPLLQGPALAQMLTRIGSAGMPKG; encoded by the coding sequence ATGAACGCTGGCGATGCTTTGCAGGGGATTTCGATCGCGGTCGCGCCGAATGGCGGGCGCCGGACGAAGGCCGACCATCCCGCCTTACCCCTGACCCCGAAAGAACTCGCGCTTACCGCACGCGACTGCCTCGATGCCGGCGCGGCGATGATCCACGTCCACGTGCGCAAGGAGGACGGAAGCCATCTTCTCGATGCCGACGCCTACCGCGCCGCGATCGCAGCGATCCGGGCTGCCGTAGGCGATCGCATGGTGATTCAGATCACCAGCGAGGCGCTGGGCATCTACTCGCCGGCCGAGCAGATCGCAGTCGTCAAGGCGGTCCGGCCCGAGGCCGTGTCTCTGGCGCTCAGAGAACTGGTCCCGGACGAAACGCACGAGGCTGCCTTCGCGGATCTCCTGTCGTGGGCTGCCCGGGAGAAGGTTTCGCCGCAGATCATCCTCTACGATCCGAAGGAGGCGGTGCGATTGGACGGAATGCGGCGACGAGGTCTGCTTTCCCGCGACGACATTCCCGTGCTTTACGTACTCGGCCGGTATACGCCGGGGCAAAGGTCCCTCCCCAGTGATCTGCTGCCCTTTCTGGCGCGGGGCATGCCCGCCTACTCCCATTGGAGCGTCTGCGCCTTCGGACGCCACGAGGCGGCCTGCGTCACAGCCGCAGCGCTCCTCGGCGGCCATGTCCGCGTCGGCTTCGAAAACAATCTCTGGCTTCCGGAAGGAACCGCCGCCGGCTCCAACGCCGACCTCGTCCGCACGGTTGCGGCTGCGCTGCTCCCGCTGTCGGTCCCGTTACTCCAGGGGCCGGCGCTCGCACAGATGCTTACCCGTATCGGTTCTGCGGGTATGCCGAAAGGCTGA
- a CDS encoding OsmC family protein: MKARIKWVEGRTFVGESGSGHKVVLGTAAGPDSPTPGPSPMEMVLIGTGGCSAFDVVHILEKGREAVEDCVVEMDADRADQDPRVFTRIHMHFIVKGRGLAAKKVERAVALSIEKYCSASAMLAKTATITHDFEVVDTSNTVD; encoded by the coding sequence ATGAAGGCACGCATCAAATGGGTCGAAGGCAGGACCTTCGTCGGAGAATCCGGAAGCGGCCACAAGGTCGTGCTCGGCACGGCCGCCGGCCCGGATAGCCCGACACCGGGGCCGAGCCCCATGGAAATGGTGCTTATCGGCACCGGCGGCTGCTCGGCTTTCGATGTCGTCCACATCCTCGAGAAGGGCCGCGAGGCCGTCGAAGATTGCGTGGTCGAGATGGATGCCGATCGGGCGGATCAGGACCCGCGCGTATTCACCCGCATCCACATGCATTTCATCGTCAAGGGCCGTGGTCTGGCCGCCAAGAAGGTCGAGCGCGCGGTGGCCCTCTCCATCGAAAAATATTGCTCCGCATCCGCGATGCTCGCAAAGACGGCGACCATCACGCATGATTTCGAGGTCGTCGACACGTCGAACACGGTGGACTGA
- a CDS encoding trans-3-hydroxy-L-proline dehydratase — MRSTKTIHVISAHAEGEVGDVIVGGVAPPPGDTIWEQSRWIARDQTLRNFVLNEPRGGVFRHVNLLVPPKHPDADAAFVIMEPEDTPPMSGSNSICVSTVLLDSGILPMKEPVTEITLEAPGGLVRVRAECRDGKAERIFVENLPSFAERLDAKLEVEGLGTLTVDTAYGGDSFVIVDAAAMGFALKPDEAHDIARLGVRITNAANAQFGFHHPENPDWRHFSFCLFAGPVERTAEGLRAGAAVAIQPGKVDRSPTGTALSARMAVLHARGQMGLSDRLTAVSLIGSTFSGRILGTTEVGGRPAVLPEISGRAWITGTHQHMLDPSDPWPEGYRLTDTWGAR; from the coding sequence ATGCGCAGCACCAAGACCATTCATGTCATTTCCGCCCATGCCGAGGGCGAAGTGGGCGACGTGATCGTCGGCGGTGTCGCGCCTCCGCCGGGCGACACGATCTGGGAACAGAGCCGCTGGATCGCCCGCGATCAGACCCTGCGCAACTTCGTCCTGAACGAGCCGCGCGGCGGCGTCTTCCGCCATGTCAATCTCCTGGTGCCGCCGAAGCATCCGGACGCGGATGCCGCCTTCGTCATCATGGAGCCGGAAGATACGCCGCCCATGTCCGGCTCCAACTCGATCTGCGTCTCCACCGTGCTGCTCGACAGCGGCATCCTGCCGATGAAGGAGCCGGTGACGGAGATCACGCTCGAAGCGCCCGGCGGCCTCGTTCGCGTGCGCGCGGAGTGCCGTGACGGCAAGGCCGAACGCATCTTCGTCGAGAACCTGCCGAGCTTTGCCGAGCGGCTGGACGCGAAGCTGGAGGTCGAGGGGCTCGGGACCCTTACAGTCGACACCGCCTATGGCGGCGACAGCTTCGTAATCGTGGATGCCGCCGCAATGGGCTTCGCCTTGAAGCCGGACGAGGCGCACGACATCGCCCGGCTCGGCGTCAGGATCACCAATGCGGCAAATGCCCAGTTCGGTTTCCATCATCCGGAAAACCCCGACTGGCGGCATTTCTCCTTCTGCCTCTTTGCCGGCCCCGTGGAACGCACGGCGGAAGGCCTGCGGGCGGGTGCTGCGGTGGCGATCCAGCCGGGCAAGGTCGACCGCTCTCCAACCGGCACGGCGCTCTCGGCACGCATGGCCGTGCTGCATGCCCGAGGCCAGATGGGGCTCTCGGACCGGCTGACGGCCGTTTCGCTGATCGGCTCCACCTTCTCCGGCCGCATCCTTGGCACCACCGAAGTCGGCGGCCGGCCGGCCGTGCTGCCGGAAATCTCGGGCCGCGCCTGGATTACCGGCACCCATCAGCACATGCTCGACCCATCGGACCCATGGCCCGAGGGCTACCGGCTGACCGACACCTGGGGTGCGCGCTGA
- the glnH gene encoding glutamine ABC transporter substrate-binding protein GlnH, translating into MRNRLRHFFAGFFAAALSLSGPAAAEDLVVATDTAFVPFEFKQGEKYVGFDIDLWDAIASEIGVTYTLQPMDFNGIIPALQTKQVDAALAGITIKDERKKVIDFSDGYYDSGFMLMVPADSAIAGSSDLKGKTLAVKTGTSATDYAKENFTETELRQFPNIDNAYLELQTGRVDAAMHDTPNVLYYVATAGGGKVKAVGEQMMAHQYGIGFPKGSELVAKVNEALAKLKADGRYAEIYKKWFGVEPKS; encoded by the coding sequence ATGAGAAACAGACTTCGCCATTTCTTCGCGGGCTTTTTCGCCGCGGCACTCTCGCTCTCCGGCCCGGCAGCTGCCGAGGACCTGGTCGTAGCCACCGACACGGCCTTCGTGCCTTTCGAGTTCAAGCAGGGCGAGAAATATGTCGGTTTCGACATCGATCTCTGGGACGCGATCGCGAGCGAGATCGGGGTTACCTACACGCTGCAGCCGATGGACTTCAACGGCATCATCCCGGCGCTGCAGACGAAGCAGGTCGATGCCGCCCTCGCCGGCATCACCATCAAGGACGAACGCAAGAAGGTGATCGACTTCTCTGATGGCTATTATGACAGCGGCTTCATGCTGATGGTGCCCGCCGACAGCGCCATTGCCGGTTCGTCGGACCTCAAGGGTAAGACGCTGGCCGTGAAGACCGGCACGTCGGCCACCGACTATGCAAAGGAGAACTTCACGGAGACCGAGCTTCGCCAGTTCCCGAACATCGACAACGCCTATCTCGAACTGCAGACCGGCCGCGTCGACGCCGCGATGCACGACACGCCGAACGTCCTCTATTACGTGGCGACTGCCGGCGGCGGCAAGGTCAAGGCGGTGGGCGAACAGATGATGGCGCACCAATACGGCATCGGCTTCCCGAAAGGCAGCGAACTCGTCGCCAAGGTCAATGAGGCGCTCGCCAAGTTGAAGGCCGATGGCCGTTACGCCGAAATCTACAAGAAATGGTTCGGCGTCGAGCCGAAGAGCTGA
- a CDS encoding MFS transporter: MIDAHYRWVIVAAGGLLGCIAIGAMFSLPVFLVPISRDTGWSVTGISSAMTVGFIAMALASMVWGSASDRWGPRPVVLVGSALLAASLALSSLAPTLIAFQLLFGVIVGGACAAIFAPMMACVTGWFDTHRSLAVSLVSAGMGMAPMTMSPLAGWLVTIYDWRTSLQIIAALAAVTMIPAALLLRRPPVLEGRNAVSASDGQPDMSLGQALRSPQFVILLLTNFFCCATHSGPIFHTVSYAVSCGIPMMAAVSIYSLEGLAGMGGRVAFGILGDRYGAKRILVSGLLLQAFGALAYFFVRDLGAFYAVAAVFGFIYAGVMPLYAVIARENFPLRMMGTVIGGTAMAGSLGMAIGPVAGGVIYDVFASYGWLYIGAWGLGIGAFLIALTFKPFPRERPELAAA, from the coding sequence ATGATCGATGCGCATTATCGATGGGTGATCGTTGCTGCCGGCGGCCTGCTCGGCTGCATTGCAATCGGTGCCATGTTTTCATTGCCGGTTTTCCTTGTGCCCATCTCGCGGGATACCGGATGGTCCGTGACCGGCATATCGAGTGCCATGACGGTGGGTTTCATCGCAATGGCCCTGGCAAGTATGGTCTGGGGGAGCGCTTCGGACCGCTGGGGCCCGCGCCCGGTCGTGCTGGTCGGTTCCGCGCTCCTTGCGGCGAGCCTTGCGCTTTCCAGCCTTGCGCCAACGCTGATCGCATTCCAACTCCTCTTCGGGGTGATCGTCGGAGGTGCCTGCGCGGCGATATTCGCGCCGATGATGGCTTGCGTGACAGGCTGGTTCGATACGCATCGCAGCCTTGCCGTATCTCTGGTATCGGCCGGCATGGGAATGGCGCCCATGACCATGTCGCCGTTGGCCGGGTGGCTGGTTACGATCTACGACTGGCGGACATCGCTGCAGATCATAGCCGCCCTTGCCGCCGTCACGATGATTCCGGCTGCGTTGCTCCTGCGCCGCCCGCCTGTCCTCGAAGGTCGCAATGCCGTCTCTGCAAGTGACGGGCAGCCGGACATGTCCCTTGGACAGGCGCTGAGGTCGCCGCAATTCGTCATATTGCTGCTGACGAACTTCTTTTGCTGCGCCACCCATTCGGGGCCGATTTTTCACACCGTGAGCTACGCCGTGAGCTGCGGGATCCCGATGATGGCCGCTGTTTCCATCTACAGCCTCGAGGGTCTGGCGGGAATGGGCGGCCGTGTCGCCTTCGGCATCCTCGGAGACCGCTATGGCGCCAAGCGCATTCTGGTATCGGGACTGCTGCTGCAGGCCTTCGGTGCGCTCGCCTATTTCTTCGTACGCGACCTCGGCGCCTTCTACGCGGTGGCTGCAGTGTTCGGCTTCATCTATGCAGGCGTCATGCCGCTTTACGCCGTGATCGCCCGCGAGAATTTCCCGCTGCGCATGATGGGCACCGTCATCGGCGGCACGGCAATGGCCGGCAGTCTCGGCATGGCGATCGGCCCGGTTGCCGGGGGGGTGATCTACGACGTTTTTGCCAGCTACGGCTGGCTCTATATCGGCGCCTGGGGTCTCGGCATCGGTGCTTTCCTGATCGCACTGACCTTCAAGCCCTTCCCCAGGGAACGGCCGGAACTGGCTGCCGCCTGA
- a CDS encoding aspartate aminotransferase family protein — protein MTHLLHRAIHAKLPVAVRGEGIRLFDAEGKAYIDASGGAAVSCLGHAHPDVLAALHAQLDRMAYAHTGFFTTEAAERLADRLVADAPDGLDHVYLVSGGSEAVEAALKMARQYFVEKGEPQRRHIIARRQSYHGNTLGALAAGGNEWRRAQFRPLLVETHHIDPCFAYRLQQAGESDTDYAARAAAQLEAKILDLGSDQVIAFVAETVVGATAGAVPPVADYLKRVRAICDKYGVLLILDEVMCGMGRTGTLHACEQDGVIPDLMTIAKGLGGGYQPVGAVLLSSAIFRAFAEGSGFFQHGHTYMGHPMAAAAGLAVQDVIRRDGLLENVVSMGDYLERCLVERLGNHHHVGDIRGRGLFRAVELVADRTTKSPFDPGLKLNARIKKEAMARGLMVYPMGGTIDGQRGDHVLLAPPFILGREDVDQIVARLGDAVDAAIASLTEAAG, from the coding sequence ATGACCCATCTTCTCCACCGCGCCATTCATGCGAAACTGCCGGTCGCCGTGCGCGGCGAAGGCATCCGGCTCTTCGATGCCGAGGGCAAGGCCTATATCGACGCCTCCGGGGGGGCCGCCGTCTCCTGCCTCGGTCACGCTCATCCGGATGTGCTCGCCGCCCTCCATGCGCAGCTCGACCGTATGGCCTATGCCCATACCGGCTTCTTCACCACCGAGGCCGCGGAACGGCTTGCCGACCGGCTTGTTGCCGATGCACCTGACGGGCTCGATCACGTCTACCTGGTGAGCGGCGGATCGGAAGCCGTCGAGGCGGCGCTGAAGATGGCTCGGCAATACTTCGTGGAGAAGGGCGAGCCGCAACGCCGCCACATCATCGCCCGGCGTCAAAGCTATCACGGCAATACGCTTGGCGCATTGGCGGCCGGGGGCAACGAGTGGCGGCGCGCTCAATTCCGGCCGTTGCTCGTCGAAACCCACCACATCGATCCATGCTTCGCCTACCGGCTGCAGCAAGCCGGCGAGAGCGATACGGACTATGCCGCGCGTGCCGCGGCCCAACTCGAGGCCAAGATCCTCGACCTGGGCTCCGATCAGGTGATCGCCTTCGTCGCCGAGACGGTGGTGGGCGCCACGGCCGGTGCGGTGCCGCCCGTCGCGGACTATTTGAAGCGCGTTCGGGCGATCTGCGACAAATACGGAGTGCTGCTGATCCTCGACGAAGTGATGTGCGGCATGGGCCGAACCGGGACTCTGCATGCCTGCGAACAGGACGGCGTCATCCCGGATCTCATGACCATCGCCAAGGGGCTCGGCGGCGGCTATCAGCCGGTCGGCGCGGTTCTGCTGTCCTCCGCAATCTTCCGGGCATTTGCCGAGGGGTCGGGCTTCTTCCAGCACGGCCATACCTATATGGGCCATCCGATGGCCGCGGCGGCCGGCCTTGCCGTGCAGGACGTCATCCGCCGCGACGGGCTGCTCGAGAACGTCGTATCGATGGGCGACTATCTCGAAAGATGCCTGGTCGAGCGGCTCGGCAATCACCATCACGTCGGCGACATTCGCGGCCGCGGCCTCTTCCGTGCCGTCGAGCTTGTCGCAGACAGGACGACGAAGTCCCCTTTCGATCCCGGCCTGAAGCTCAATGCCCGGATCAAGAAGGAAGCCATGGCACGGGGCCTGATGGTCTATCCGATGGGCGGCACGATCGACGGGCAACGCGGCGATCATGTCCTCCTGGCGCCCCCCTTCATCCTTGGACGGGAAGACGTCGACCAGATCGTGGCGCGCCTGGGCGATGCCGTGGATGCGGCCATTGCCTCGCTCACTGAAGCTGCCGGTTAG
- a CDS encoding MurR/RpiR family transcriptional regulator, whose amino-acid sequence MDKGPLSDAIITAFDGLSSQLRTAARYIVDHPRDVALLSMREQARQAGVQPATMTRLAKQLGFDGYDAIRERYAEALREGDAGFAGKAGEQARSQKLRGDHALAADMLRTIGTQVSRLAEPAVLDRIVAAATRIADARRVYCLGLRSSHAVAWQFHYILSLVGEKSVMLEGIGGTGADAVARATSADVLLVASVLPYTRATIELAEYARDNGVPVVAVTDSEVAPLAQIAETIIVVPTESPSFLHAMSPAFAVAEVLGALIAGRGGEATLAALKRFDGQLAALNTHLQSRNSKRAP is encoded by the coding sequence ATGGACAAGGGGCCGCTCAGCGACGCGATCATCACTGCATTCGACGGCCTTTCGTCGCAATTGCGGACGGCGGCCCGCTATATCGTCGACCATCCTCGCGACGTCGCTCTTCTCTCCATGCGCGAGCAGGCGCGCCAGGCGGGGGTGCAGCCCGCGACGATGACCCGCCTTGCCAAGCAGCTCGGCTTCGATGGTTACGATGCCATTCGCGAACGCTATGCCGAGGCGCTGCGGGAGGGTGATGCAGGATTTGCCGGAAAGGCCGGCGAGCAGGCCCGAAGCCAGAAGCTCAGGGGTGACCATGCGCTCGCAGCCGATATGTTGCGCACCATCGGGACGCAGGTTTCGCGGCTCGCAGAACCGGCGGTGCTCGATCGCATCGTTGCAGCGGCAACGCGGATTGCCGATGCCCGGCGGGTCTATTGCCTCGGGCTGCGCTCGAGCCACGCGGTCGCCTGGCAGTTCCACTATATCCTCTCGCTGGTCGGCGAAAAATCCGTGATGCTGGAGGGCATCGGCGGCACCGGCGCGGATGCCGTCGCCCGTGCCACGAGTGCAGACGTGCTGCTCGTGGCCAGCGTTCTTCCCTATACACGGGCGACGATCGAACTTGCCGAATATGCTCGGGACAACGGCGTACCGGTCGTCGCGGTGACCGACAGCGAAGTGGCGCCGCTTGCGCAGATCGCCGAGACGATCATCGTGGTGCCGACCGAAAGTCCTTCCTTCCTGCACGCCATGTCGCCGGCCTTCGCCGTCGCCGAAGTGCTCGGCGCGCTCATCGCAGGCCGGGGCGGCGAAGCCACGCTCGCGGCTCTGAAGCGCTTCGACGGACAGCTCGCGGCGCTGAACACCCATCTCCAATCCCGCAACTCCAAGAGAGCGCCATGA